The nucleotide window AGCCAACCCAGCCGTCGGGGTGGTCGTCCCGGGTGTCCTGTTCGACCCGGAACAGACCCAGTAAGGCTGGAATAGCGTCGGCACCCCACTGGAGTCCCTTTTCGGGATCCGTGAAACGAACCCCCTCGTCGTGGTCTTTACTGTAGTAGGGTGCTCTGATCGCTCGGTTCGCCATCACGAGTTCGGAGACCCGCTTGGCCGTAAGTGAGCCGGACGCACTCATAATCGCTCACCGAGATGTCGTATTGGCTTATCAATATTCCGCGGTCCTCGGGAGTGGGGCGAGCCGGATGTTTCCGTTGGGACCTGGCAGCTAGCTTCACGGGAGTTCAAACGCCAAGCGACCCTCGCCGCTCAGGCCGTAGATCGTCACGCCTCGCTTCATACTGCTCCAAACATCTGTTTAACTAGAAGGTTAAATGGTAGGGAGCTGTATACTAAACCGGATGGTTGAACAGGAGCCAGACGACCTGAACCTCGATTCGGTCTTCCAGGCACTCTCCCACCCGATACGGCGGTCAATCCTCGAGCAGTTGACCGACGGCCCGGAGAGTGTGGGCGACCTGGCCGAACCTCACGACGTCTCCCTGCCGGCCGTATCCAAGCACCTGCGCGTGCTGGAGGACGCTGGGTTGATCGACGTCGAGAAGGACGGCCAAGTTCGCCGCTGCCACCTCGACGCCGTACCACTTTCCGCGGCGTTCGGGTGGCTGACCCAGTACCGCGTCTTCTGGGAGGACCGGTTGGATGCACTGGCCAACCATCTGGAGAACGAAGACCAATGACGGACGACCCCAACGAAGGCGATGCAGCAACGACAGAGAACACGCCGGACGAAGAGCGGAGCATCACCGTGAATCGC belongs to Halorarum halophilum and includes:
- a CDS encoding ArsR/SmtB family transcription factor: MVEQEPDDLNLDSVFQALSHPIRRSILEQLTDGPESVGDLAEPHDVSLPAVSKHLRVLEDAGLIDVEKDGQVRRCHLDAVPLSAAFGWLTQYRVFWEDRLDALANHLENEDQ